In the Magnetospira sp. QH-2 genome, one interval contains:
- a CDS encoding DUF3179 domain-containing protein, with amino-acid sequence MPMIIALMVLLLVSPALADPLAWKGEWPRTDFTRYSIDYKEIRSGGPPKDGIPAIDRPHFVNVSAVRGLPGTEPVIGLKLNGDARAYPLRILMWHEIVNDTVGTTPVAVTFCPLCNSGIVFDRRLEGRELDFGTTGKLRHSDLVMYDRQTESWWQQFVGEGIVGKMTGKKLKILPARLESFDQFRKRHPFGKVLVPENPRARDYGRNAYAGYDTLDRPWLYDGEMPDGIEPLARVVAVGDRAWSLALIREKGQLTDGDFRLRWNPGQNSALDSKTIAEGRDVGSVVVEMRRAEGWQDVPYHVAFAFAFHAFHPDAKITTR; translated from the coding sequence ATGCCCATGATCATTGCCCTGATGGTGCTATTGTTGGTCTCACCCGCCCTGGCCGATCCTTTGGCCTGGAAAGGCGAATGGCCACGCACGGATTTCACCAGATATTCCATTGATTACAAAGAGATCCGCTCCGGCGGGCCGCCCAAGGATGGTATTCCGGCCATTGATCGGCCCCATTTCGTCAATGTTTCGGCGGTGCGGGGATTGCCGGGGACCGAGCCGGTCATTGGTCTGAAGCTCAACGGGGACGCCCGGGCCTATCCTCTGCGCATCCTCATGTGGCACGAGATTGTCAATGACACGGTGGGGACTACGCCGGTGGCGGTGACCTTCTGTCCCCTGTGCAATTCCGGGATCGTTTTCGATCGCCGGCTGGAGGGGCGGGAACTGGATTTCGGCACGACCGGCAAGCTGCGTCATTCCGACCTGGTGATGTACGACCGCCAGACCGAATCCTGGTGGCAGCAGTTCGTCGGCGAAGGAATCGTCGGCAAGATGACTGGCAAGAAACTGAAGATTCTGCCCGCGCGGCTGGAATCCTTCGACCAATTCCGCAAGCGTCATCCATTCGGCAAAGTACTGGTCCCGGAGAATCCCCGCGCCCGGGATTACGGACGCAATGCCTATGCGGGTTATGACACTCTTGATCGACCCTGGCTCTATGACGGCGAGATGCCCGATGGGATTGAGCCTTTGGCCCGGGTGGTGGCGGTGGGAGACCGGGCCTGGAGTCTGGCATTGATCCGCGAAAAAGGCCAACTGACCGACGGTGATTTTCGGCTCAGGTGGAATCCGGGGCAGAATTCGGCCCTGGATTCCAAGACCATCGCCGAGGGCCGCGACGTGGGTTCGGTGGTGGTCGAGATGCGGCGCGCGGAGGGTTGGCAGGACGTGCCTTATCACGTGGCCTTTGCCTTTGCCTTTCATGCCTTTCATCCAGATGCGAAAATCACCACTCGATAA
- a CDS encoding group 1 truncated hemoglobin, with product MSRSLFQRCGGFAAVNKVVMDFYDRMLDSEKAGDFFEDVDMPKLIDHQTKFISSLLGGPASFTDEQLRRAHKGLEIDEESFKEMVEILCATLADHGFESSDVAAIRSEMETRKNLVVMV from the coding sequence ATGTCTCGATCCCTGTTTCAACGCTGCGGCGGATTTGCCGCCGTCAACAAGGTTGTCATGGATTTTTATGACCGCATGCTGGACTCGGAAAAGGCCGGAGATTTTTTCGAAGACGTGGACATGCCGAAACTGATCGATCATCAGACCAAGTTCATTTCATCCCTGCTTGGTGGCCCGGCCTCGTTCACGGACGAGCAACTCCGCCGCGCCCACAAGGGCCTGGAAATCGACGAAGAAAGCTTCAAGGAAATGGTCGAGATCCTCTGTGCAACCCTGGCCGACCACGGCTTCGAATCGTCGGACGTGGCCGCCATCCGCTCCGAGATGGAAACGCGAAAAAACCTCGTGGTCATGGTCTAA
- a CDS encoding ADP-ribosylglycohydrolase family protein gives MLGAIAGDMIGSIYEYADPPPDGFPLFKKESTYTDDTVMTIAVADWLLSGGTVGPCLRRWARRYPDAGYGDRFQTWAQADEAPPLNSYGNGSAMRVSPVAWIAKTDRQCLTLARESARPSHGHPEGIKGAQAVALALWMARDGTNKKSIRARIQKKFGYDLSTSVAAIRTDYGYDVTCQGSVPQALVCALEAESYEQAVRNAVSLGGDADTLACMAGGVAECLYGLPKEVGQEVRARLDKDLARVVDRFIARYGRPTLGRRLRSLFTSS, from the coding sequence ATGCTCGGTGCCATTGCCGGTGATATGATCGGCTCGATTTACGAGTATGCCGACCCGCCGCCAGATGGTTTTCCGCTGTTCAAAAAGGAATCGACTTATACCGACGACACGGTGATGACCATCGCGGTGGCTGATTGGCTGTTGTCGGGTGGCACAGTGGGGCCCTGTCTTCGCCGCTGGGCCCGACGCTATCCTGACGCTGGATACGGCGACCGGTTCCAAACCTGGGCTCAGGCTGATGAGGCCCCGCCGCTGAACAGCTATGGAAACGGATCGGCGATGCGGGTCTCGCCGGTGGCCTGGATTGCCAAGACCGATAGGCAATGCCTGACGCTGGCCCGAGAGTCGGCCAGGCCCAGTCATGGTCACCCTGAAGGCATCAAAGGGGCGCAGGCGGTGGCCCTGGCCCTATGGATGGCCCGGGATGGCACGAACAAGAAATCCATCCGTGCCCGGATCCAAAAAAAATTCGGCTACGACCTCTCGACCAGTGTCGCCGCCATTCGCACCGACTACGGCTATGATGTGACCTGCCAGGGCAGCGTGCCCCAGGCCCTGGTTTGTGCCTTGGAAGCGGAAAGCTATGAGCAGGCGGTGCGCAACGCTGTCTCTCTGGGGGGCGATGCCGATACGCTCGCCTGCATGGCCGGGGGAGTTGCGGAGTGCCTGTACGGGCTGCCCAAGGAGGTTGGCCAGGAAGTTCGGGCACGACTGGACAAGGACCTGGCCCGCGTTGTTGACCGGTTTATCGCTCGATACGGGCGTCCCACCCTTGGCCGCCGCCTTCGCTCCCTGTTCACGTCGTCTTGA
- a CDS encoding adenylate/guanylate cyclase domain-containing protein: MDISQFGEQLLQTVRIGLAIVDADTLDPILLNEHYKTWFQVTDEAPLGQLPNQVDLANLLSGIEPGSDKEIPVEIKVRRRVLNLILHISRVPSGPPDILLIEVHNATRIKELESMIESYSKMVERNERDLQREKERAEKLLLNIMPKTVFEELKEFGVTAPQRYEEASVLMLDFVSFTEMDIADDPAAMVSELNDIFTNFDRIVEQFGCERIKTVGDAYMAVSGLPEPTPDHASNIARAALLFQRYIEKRNKTHANAWLARIGIASGPVIGSIVGVHKYVYDVFGPGGESGGAHGTSQSAHAYHRL, translated from the coding sequence ATGGATATCAGCCAATTCGGTGAGCAACTTCTGCAGACAGTCCGAATCGGACTGGCGATAGTCGATGCCGATACCCTGGACCCAATATTGTTGAACGAACACTATAAGACCTGGTTTCAGGTCACCGACGAGGCACCGCTGGGTCAACTGCCCAACCAAGTAGATCTGGCGAACCTGCTCAGTGGCATCGAGCCCGGTAGCGACAAGGAAATTCCCGTCGAAATCAAGGTCCGCCGTCGGGTGCTTAACTTGATCCTGCACATTTCCCGCGTCCCTTCGGGGCCGCCCGATATCCTTTTGATCGAGGTCCATAACGCCACGCGCATCAAGGAATTGGAATCGATGATCGAATCCTATTCCAAGATGGTCGAGCGCAACGAGCGGGACCTGCAAAGGGAAAAGGAACGGGCCGAGAAACTGCTGCTCAACATCATGCCCAAAACGGTGTTCGAGGAACTGAAGGAATTCGGCGTCACGGCCCCACAGCGCTACGAAGAGGCCTCGGTGCTGATGCTCGATTTCGTCTCCTTTACCGAGATGGATATCGCCGACGACCCGGCGGCCATGGTCTCGGAACTGAACGATATTTTCACCAATTTCGACCGCATCGTCGAGCAATTCGGCTGCGAGCGGATCAAGACGGTGGGCGACGCCTATATGGCCGTTTCCGGCCTGCCCGAGCCCACGCCGGACCATGCCTCGAACATTGCCCGGGCTGCCCTGCTCTTCCAGCGCTACATTGAAAAACGCAACAAGACCCATGCCAATGCCTGGTTGGCCCGCATCGGCATCGCCAGCGGTCCGGTGATCGGGTCCATCGTCGGGGTTCACAAATATGTCTACGACGTGTTCGGCCCTGGCGGTGAATCTGGCGGCGCGCATGGAACGTCGCAGTCCGCCCATGCATATCACCGTCTGTGA
- a CDS encoding lysozyme inhibitor LprI family protein, with protein MAPIKYQILLMFAILVFMTEGLARAADSCAESYAPVARLQCAMDQLSEAENTMEALWGRVIATSSEQERTYHRHAQAAWEAYREAHCLALIPAGGTEAGPSLAFCRLMQTERRIEDLRQAVSSPESP; from the coding sequence ATGGCGCCGATTAAATACCAGATCCTATTGATGTTCGCGATTCTGGTTTTCATGACGGAAGGCTTGGCTCGCGCTGCGGATTCTTGCGCCGAATCCTATGCCCCGGTGGCGCGGTTGCAATGCGCCATGGATCAGCTAAGCGAGGCCGAGAACACCATGGAGGCCCTATGGGGTCGCGTAATCGCGACATCCAGCGAACAGGAGCGTACCTACCATCGTCACGCCCAGGCTGCCTGGGAGGCCTATCGAGAAGCTCACTGCCTGGCTCTGATTCCGGCCGGAGGAACGGAAGCGGGGCCCAGTCTTGCCTTTTGTCGCCTGATGCAAACCGAGCGACGTATCGAAGACCTGCGACAGGCCGTGAGCAGTCCCGAGTCTCCTTGA
- a CDS encoding valine--tRNA ligase encodes MLEKNYRPEDVEKRLYEEWESGGAFRCNRVHGEEGGLGDPYAIVIPPPNVTGSLHMGHALNNTMQDILIRYKRMTGGDVLWQPGTDHAGIATQMVVERQMEKEKLTRHDLGREKFIERIWKWKAESGGTITGQLRSLGASCDWERERFTMDEGLSRAVRKVFVQLHKEDLIYRDKRLVNWDPLLHTAISDLEVEQREVQGTMWYFKYPLADDPSRHIIVGTTRPETMLGDTAVAVHPDDERYTDLVGKDVLLPIVNRRIPIIADDYADPEKGSGAVKITPAHDFNDFEVGKRAKLLVINVLDREAGIRADDLEIWRWAETETGAMTVLAEKGDDGNQLTERLPDHLRGLDRFEARDVILKDMERLGLLDKIEENPMTVPYGDRSGVVIEPFLTDQWFVRAEVLAKPAIEAVEQGKTVFVPKNWEKTYFEWMRNIQPWCISRQIWWGHQIPAWFGPDETIFVELTEEEAHAAAEKHYGHPVELQRETDVLDTWFSSALWPFSTLGWPDKTPELAKYYPTDVLITGFDIIFFWVARMMMMGLHFMKDVPFHTVYIHALVRDEKGQKMSKSKGNVIDPLVLAEKYGADAMRFTLTAFAAQGRDVKLSESRVEGYRNFVTKLWNAARFCEMNECKPVADFDPRSCSMTLNKWIIGKLAECQRDVEAALDGYRFNEVAGALYQFTWGTFCDWHLEFAKPVLQGDDEAARAETRATTAWVLDNLLHLLHPIMPFVTEELWRQLAEDRPYSLVTGKWPQLGGDLINAEVAAEMDWVVRLVTSIRAVRSEMNVPAGAKIDALLRNADDGSQARLATHRDLIERLARLEKIETLEGDVPDGSVQAVLDESTIVLPLASVIDVAQEKARLEKEMAKLNGDITKADKKLANPGFLAKAPPEVVETEKERREEARAARSKLAEALEMLQGAL; translated from the coding sequence ATGTTGGAAAAGAATTACCGTCCCGAAGATGTCGAAAAACGGCTCTATGAAGAGTGGGAGTCCGGTGGCGCGTTCCGCTGCAATCGGGTACATGGCGAAGAAGGTGGCCTAGGCGATCCCTATGCCATCGTCATCCCGCCGCCCAACGTGACCGGCAGCCTGCACATGGGCCATGCGCTCAACAATACCATGCAGGACATCCTGATCCGCTACAAGCGCATGACCGGCGGCGATGTGCTTTGGCAGCCGGGCACCGACCATGCGGGCATCGCCACCCAGATGGTGGTCGAGCGGCAGATGGAAAAGGAAAAGCTGACTCGCCATGACCTGGGACGCGAGAAGTTCATCGAACGGATCTGGAAATGGAAGGCCGAATCCGGCGGGACCATTACCGGCCAGTTGCGCAGCCTTGGGGCGTCCTGTGATTGGGAGCGCGAACGCTTCACCATGGACGAGGGCCTGTCCCGCGCTGTGCGCAAGGTGTTCGTGCAACTGCACAAGGAAGACTTGATCTATCGTGACAAGCGTCTAGTTAACTGGGATCCGCTGTTGCATACGGCCATTTCCGACCTGGAAGTGGAACAGCGCGAGGTGCAAGGCACCATGTGGTACTTCAAGTATCCGCTGGCCGATGACCCCAGCCGCCATATCATCGTCGGCACCACCCGCCCCGAGACCATGCTCGGCGATACGGCGGTGGCCGTGCATCCCGACGACGAACGCTATACGGATCTGGTGGGCAAGGACGTGCTGTTGCCCATCGTCAACCGGCGCATTCCGATTATTGCCGATGACTATGCCGATCCGGAAAAGGGCTCCGGCGCGGTGAAGATCACCCCGGCCCATGATTTTAACGATTTCGAGGTCGGCAAAAGGGCCAAGCTGTTGGTCATCAATGTGCTTGATCGGGAAGCCGGCATTCGTGCTGACGACCTGGAAATCTGGCGCTGGGCGGAAACCGAGACCGGCGCCATGACCGTGTTGGCGGAAAAGGGTGATGACGGCAATCAACTCACCGAGCGGCTGCCCGACCACCTGCGCGGTCTGGATCGTTTCGAGGCCCGGGACGTCATTCTCAAGGACATGGAGCGCCTGGGACTGCTCGACAAGATCGAGGAAAACCCCATGACGGTGCCCTATGGGGACCGCTCCGGAGTGGTCATCGAACCGTTTTTGACCGACCAGTGGTTTGTCCGCGCCGAAGTGCTGGCCAAGCCAGCCATCGAGGCGGTGGAGCAGGGCAAGACTGTCTTCGTACCGAAAAACTGGGAAAAGACTTACTTCGAGTGGATGCGCAACATTCAGCCCTGGTGCATCTCTCGGCAAATCTGGTGGGGCCATCAAATCCCCGCCTGGTTCGGCCCCGATGAAACCATTTTCGTCGAACTGACCGAGGAAGAGGCCCACGCGGCGGCCGAAAAACATTACGGTCATCCGGTCGAATTGCAGCGGGAAACGGACGTTCTGGACACCTGGTTCAGTTCCGCCCTCTGGCCGTTCTCGACACTGGGCTGGCCGGATAAGACGCCGGAACTGGCGAAGTATTATCCCACCGATGTGCTGATCACCGGTTTCGACATCATCTTCTTTTGGGTTGCCCGGATGATGATGATGGGCCTGCACTTCATGAAGGACGTGCCCTTTCACACGGTGTACATCCATGCCCTGGTCCGCGACGAGAAGGGCCAGAAGATGTCCAAGTCCAAGGGCAATGTCATCGATCCGTTGGTGCTGGCAGAGAAATACGGCGCCGACGCCATGCGTTTCACCCTGACGGCCTTCGCCGCCCAGGGGCGTGACGTGAAGCTGTCGGAAAGCCGGGTCGAGGGCTATCGCAACTTCGTCACCAAGCTGTGGAATGCCGCGCGATTCTGCGAGATGAATGAATGCAAGCCGGTGGCCGATTTCGATCCCCGGTCCTGCTCCATGACCCTCAACAAATGGATCATCGGCAAGTTGGCGGAATGTCAACGGGATGTGGAGGCGGCCCTTGACGGCTATCGCTTCAACGAGGTGGCCGGAGCACTCTATCAGTTCACCTGGGGCACTTTCTGCGACTGGCATTTGGAATTCGCCAAGCCGGTGTTGCAAGGCGACGACGAGGCGGCTCGCGCCGAGACCCGCGCCACCACCGCCTGGGTGCTGGATAACCTGTTGCACCTGCTTCATCCGATCATGCCGTTCGTGACCGAGGAGTTGTGGCGGCAACTGGCAGAAGACCGTCCTTATAGCCTGGTAACCGGGAAATGGCCGCAGCTTGGTGGGGATTTGATCAACGCCGAGGTGGCTGCTGAGATGGATTGGGTGGTGCGCTTGGTGACCAGCATCCGCGCTGTGCGTTCGGAAATGAACGTGCCCGCCGGGGCCAAGATCGATGCCCTATTACGCAATGCCGACGACGGCTCCCAGGCACGCTTGGCGACCCACCGGGACCTGATTGAGCGGCTGGCGCGGCTGGAGAAGATCGAGACCTTGGAGGGTGACGTTCCCGACGGTTCTGTTCAGGCGGTGCTCGACGAATCGACCATCGTCTTGCCCCTGGCCAGTGTCATCGATGTGGCGCAGGAAAAGGCGCGGCTGGAAAAGGAAATGGCCAAGCTCAACGGCGATATCACCAAAGCCGACAAGAAGCTGGCCAACCCGGGTTTTCTGGCCAAGGCACCGCCGGAGGTGGTGGAGACCGAAAAGGAGCGACGCGAGGAAGCCCGTGCCGCTCGGAGCAAATTGGCCGAGGCGTTGGAAATGCTCCAAGGGGCGCTTTAA